TTCGACAAAACAGATGTCTTGCGATTCGGCTTTGTCGTGTACCGGAAGTCCCATCCGCGCCGCGTGCGCGCGCGTCTCTGCCTTCGTCAGCTCGCCGAGCGGCAGCAACAATCCCGCAAGTTGTGCGGGCGTGAGCTGCGCGAGCGCGTAGGCCTGATCCTTCGCGCTCGTTCCGCGAAATAAGTGCGCGCCGTCATCGGCGTGGGTGAGCCGCGCGTAGTGCCCGGTCGCTACGTAGCGTGCGTCGAGCCGATCGGCGTACGAGCGTAGCGTTCCAAGCTTTACGAAATTGTTGCAGGCGACGCACGGGTTGGGAGTCCGCCCGCTCAGATATTCCTGGGCGAAGCGCGTGATGACGTTGCGTTCGAACGTTTCCTGAAAATCGAGAACGTAATGCGGGATCCCCAGTATCGCAGCGCTGCGGCGTGCATCGTCGAAATCGTCTGCACCGCAGCACGACTTTGCATACGACGGCTTTGTCGGCGCGTACATCTTCATGGTGACGCCGACGACATCGTAACCCGCCTCCGCGAGCAAACCGGCAGCGACGGCGGAATCGACTCCGCCGCTCATTGCGGCTACTACTCGGGTCTGCTGTCTCGTCATCGTCGGGGGGAAAGGCTCCAGGTGGCGCTAACTTTGGGTGTGATGCCTTCGCTCGGAGATGAGTTTCGCGTTGCACGGGAAGCGCGCGGCTTGTCTCTCTCCGACGTTGCCGAAAGCCTTCACATTCGATCGATCTATCTCCAAGCGATCGAAGAGGAAGACTGGCCGGTCATCGGGGCTCCGGTCTACATTCGAGGCTTTATCCGAACGTATGCTCGGTTCTTAGGTGTTGACCCCGAGCACGCAATCGAGGCCTTCAATGCGACCGTGCCTTCCGCTCCCCCGACCAAGCAGTGGAACGGCGGTGGCGCCGTCAGCGTCGATCCGACCAGCGGCCGAAAGCCCTCGCTTTGGCTGTGGGTCGCCGTCGTCGTGGCGCTTGGCCTCGTCGGGTACGTCGGCTACGGCTACTATCAGCTGCGCAGTGCCACTCCCGAAAAGACGGTCGCTGCGATCCCGATCGCGGACGGGAGCGCCACCCCTGCATCGAGCTTGCCGCCGGCCAGCGCGAGGCCGCTTGCTGCGACCCCGGGACCGGCACGTCCGGTCGGGCACGTCCTCGCCGTGAAGCTGACACAGCTTTCGTGGATGCGCGTGACCGTTGATGGGAATGTCGTTCTTGAAGGCGAGTTTCCACCGGGGACGATCCGCGATTTTCGCGGGAAGCACGTGCAGCTGCTCGTTGGAAATGGCGGCGGCGTTGAAGTTACGCCACCCGGACAACCGTCGCGCGTGTTAGGTTCGACCGGACAGGTCGTGCAGCGCGATTATAAACTCACTGGGAAAACGGAGTAAATGCCAGCAGATTCTTCATTTGACGTCGTCAGCCGCATCGATGCGCAAGAGCTCGAGAACGCGCTCAATCAAGCGCGCGCGGAAATTGCAGGTCGCTTCGATTTCAAGAACTCGAAAACGACGATTGAGAACACCGAGAAAGATATTACGATCGTCGCCGACGACGAGCTGAAGCTGAAGAACGTCATCGACATCGTGCAATCGCGCGCGGTGAAGCGCGGAATTTCGCTCAAGTCGTTCGACTACGGAAAAGTCGAGCCGGCCACACAAAATACATTACGTCAGAAGATCACGCTAAAGGTCGGGATTCCCAAAGATAAGTCCAAGCCGATCTTCGATGCGATCAAGAGCGCGAAACTCAAGGTCACGGCGCAATTCCAAGGCGACCAGATTCGGGTCTCAGGAAAATCGAAAGACGATTTGCAGAAGGCAATAAATCTTCTCAAAGCCTTGGATTTCGAGCTCCCGCTACAGTTTGTGAATTATCGCTGAGCAAGGCCGCCGGACCGATGGCATTCCGCGACAGACGCTCCAGCTTTTTCCGGAGCCATGGAGGGCGAGAGGAAAAAGCGGGCGAGCAGACTTTTCCAGGAAGGAAAAGACGAGTGCTCGGGAGGGGAATGTCGTCGGGCCGGTGGCCGAAGTATGGTAATATAGCGCGTCGTGCCTAGAGTAGCGCTTGTCTCGCTTGGCTGTGCCAAGAATCTTGTTGATTCTGAAGTGATGATCGGCAAGCTTGGCGAGTCGGGCTGGGAGCTCGTTCCCGATGCCGCTGAGGCGGACGCCGTCGTGGTCAACACGTGCGCGTTCATCGATCCGGCCAAGGCCGAGTCGACTGAAGTCATCCTCGAGCACGCGGCCGCAAAGAAGCCGGGGCAGCAGCTCATCGTTGCAGGCTGCCTGTCACAACGCTTTGGCGCGCAGCTGCAGCAGCTGATCCCGGAAATCGACGGCATCGTCGGAACCGGCGCCTACGCGGGAATCGCAGAGATTCTCGAAGAGGCGCGTGAGGGTTTGCGACCTGTACGCCTGCAGTTCGAAAGCGAGCCCGAACACGACTTTCTTCCGCGCTTGGTCACCACGCCGCGTGCAACCGCATATTTAAAGATCGCGGAGGGCTGCGATCACCCGTGCACCTTCTGCATCATCCCGCAGTTGCGCGGCAAGTTTCGTTCGCGCAGCGAAGAGTCGATTCTCGCGGAAGCGCGCGCGCTTGCCGCCGGCGGAACGAAAGAGCTGATCCTGATCGCGCAAGACACATCGATGTGGGGACGCGACCGCGGATATCGTCGTGGCGGCTTGGCGACGTTGCTCGAGCGTCTCGCGGACGTCGAGGGCATCGAATGGATCCGCCTGCTCTATCTCTATCCGGCGACGGTCGATTCGGAGCTGATCGACGCAATTGCCGGCATCGATCGCGTTTGCAAGTATATGGACATGCCGCTTCAGCATGCGCATCCCGACGTGTTGCGCCCGATGTTGCGGCCCTCGAACGGTGAACGTTATTTGGAATTGATCGAGGAATTTCGCAATCGCGTTCCGGGAATCACGATGCGCTCGACGTTCATCGTCGG
Above is a genomic segment from Candidatus Baltobacteraceae bacterium containing:
- the mnmA gene encoding tRNA 2-thiouridine(34) synthase MnmA — encoded protein: MTRQQTRVVAAMSGGVDSAVAAGLLAEAGYDVVGVTMKMYAPTKPSYAKSCCGADDFDDARRSAAILGIPHYVLDFQETFERNVITRFAQEYLSGRTPNPCVACNNFVKLGTLRSYADRLDARYVATGHYARLTHADDGAHLFRGTSAKDQAYALAQLTPAQLAGLLLPLGELTKAETRAHAARMGLPVHDKAESQDICFVEGGDYRDVLTQRGYGSGTRGEIRDTAGVTVGVHDGIAHYTVGQRAGLGGADAPRYVTRVDASTNTIVIGREEELFALGLIADELNVIRPELFAAEADVLAMIRYRATPVPARARVDAADGALHLRFLEPQRAVTPGQLVALFALDGDEVLAAATIREAI
- a CDS encoding RodZ domain-containing protein codes for the protein MPSLGDEFRVAREARGLSLSDVAESLHIRSIYLQAIEEEDWPVIGAPVYIRGFIRTYARFLGVDPEHAIEAFNATVPSAPPTKQWNGGGAVSVDPTSGRKPSLWLWVAVVVALGLVGYVGYGYYQLRSATPEKTVAAIPIADGSATPASSLPPASARPLAATPGPARPVGHVLAVKLTQLSWMRVTVDGNVVLEGEFPPGTIRDFRGKHVQLLVGNGGGVEVTPPGQPSRVLGSTGQVVQRDYKLTGKTE
- a CDS encoding YajQ family cyclic di-GMP-binding protein; its protein translation is MPADSSFDVVSRIDAQELENALNQARAEIAGRFDFKNSKTTIENTEKDITIVADDELKLKNVIDIVQSRAVKRGISLKSFDYGKVEPATQNTLRQKITLKVGIPKDKSKPIFDAIKSAKLKVTAQFQGDQIRVSGKSKDDLQKAINLLKALDFELPLQFVNYR
- the rimO gene encoding 30S ribosomal protein S12 methylthiotransferase RimO; amino-acid sequence: MPRVALVSLGCAKNLVDSEVMIGKLGESGWELVPDAAEADAVVVNTCAFIDPAKAESTEVILEHAAAKKPGQQLIVAGCLSQRFGAQLQQLIPEIDGIVGTGAYAGIAEILEEAREGLRPVRLQFESEPEHDFLPRLVTTPRATAYLKIAEGCDHPCTFCIIPQLRGKFRSRSEESILAEARALAAGGTKELILIAQDTSMWGRDRGYRRGGLATLLERLADVEGIEWIRLLYLYPATVDSELIDAIAGIDRVCKYMDMPLQHAHPDVLRPMLRPSNGERYLELIEEFRNRVPGITMRSTFIVGFPGERDEHVEYLEEWLGRAQLDRVGFFTYSQEEGTPAAELGEQVPEREKRKRLLRLREAARVASDHARGRRIGQTVRVLIESRAKLRKNDAIAASLGTRDVLVSRSMGEAPGVDGSIFLPAENARANVGEFASANLIGAGPFDFYGTFAPELAAVG